Proteins encoded together in one Variovorax paradoxus EPS window:
- the hisS gene encoding histidine--tRNA ligase: MAEKLNAVKGMNDILPPESARWEWLEATVREQMGRFAYRNVRTPILEHTALFVRGIGEVTDIVEKEMYAFEDRSDKHGQAEHLAMRPENTAGLVRAVIEHNMLYDGPRRLWYTGPMFRREKPQRGRYRQFHQIGAEALGFAGPDVDAELILLASALWKAIGLTDVRLELNSLGQPAERALHRAQLIAHFEQHADKLDEDGKRRLHSNPLRILDTKNPAMKDVVESAPKLSEFLGAESRAHFEGLQAILQANGITYTINPRLVRGLDYYNLTVFEFVTDRLGAQGTVCGGGRYDGLIEQIGGKPAPAVGWAMGVERVLDLLKEQGADIPVPAPDAYAVVPDAGAMPLVLRTLQQLREAGVRVQMHGATAEGLASFKSQMKKADNSGATYALIFGADELARGEVTLKSLRDGSGAQIARPLAEVATWAATLQSPAPNT; the protein is encoded by the coding sequence ATGGCTGAAAAATTGAATGCCGTCAAAGGCATGAACGACATATTGCCGCCCGAATCGGCGCGCTGGGAGTGGCTCGAGGCCACCGTGCGCGAGCAGATGGGCCGCTTCGCCTATCGCAACGTGCGCACGCCGATCCTCGAGCACACCGCGCTGTTTGTGCGCGGTATTGGCGAGGTCACGGACATCGTCGAAAAAGAGATGTACGCCTTCGAGGACCGCTCGGACAAGCACGGCCAAGCCGAGCACCTCGCGATGCGTCCGGAAAACACCGCCGGCCTCGTGCGCGCAGTGATCGAGCACAACATGCTCTACGACGGTCCCCGGCGCCTTTGGTACACGGGGCCGATGTTTCGCCGCGAGAAGCCGCAGCGCGGGCGCTATCGCCAGTTCCACCAGATTGGCGCCGAGGCGCTCGGCTTTGCCGGCCCCGATGTCGATGCAGAGTTGATCCTGCTGGCCAGCGCGCTCTGGAAGGCCATCGGCCTGACCGATGTGCGGCTCGAACTCAACAGTCTGGGCCAGCCCGCCGAGCGCGCGCTGCATCGTGCTCAGCTCATCGCCCACTTCGAGCAGCATGCCGACAAACTCGACGAAGACGGCAAGCGCCGCCTGCACAGCAACCCGCTGCGCATCCTCGATACCAAGAACCCGGCCATGAAGGACGTGGTCGAGTCGGCACCCAAGCTGAGCGAGTTCCTCGGTGCCGAATCGCGCGCGCACTTCGAGGGGCTGCAGGCGATCCTCCAGGCCAACGGCATCACCTACACGATCAACCCGCGTCTCGTGCGCGGTCTCGACTACTACAACCTCACGGTGTTCGAGTTCGTTACCGATCGCCTCGGCGCGCAAGGCACTGTCTGCGGCGGCGGCCGTTACGACGGCCTGATCGAGCAGATCGGCGGCAAGCCTGCACCGGCCGTGGGCTGGGCCATGGGCGTGGAGCGCGTCCTCGACTTGCTGAAAGAGCAGGGCGCAGACATTCCCGTACCGGCTCCCGATGCCTACGCCGTCGTGCCCGACGCGGGCGCCATGCCGCTGGTGCTGCGTACGCTGCAGCAGTTGCGCGAAGCCGGCGTGCGCGTGCAGATGCACGGCGCCACGGCCGAGGGCTTGGCAAGCTTCAAGTCGCAGATGAAAAAGGCCGACAACAGCGGCGCCACCTACGCCCTGATCTTCGGCGCCGATGAACTTGCACGCGGCGAAGTGACTCTCAAGTCTCTGCGCGACGGCAGCGGCGCGCAAATCGCCCGGCCGCTCGCCGAGGTGGCCACCTGGGCCGCCACCCTACAATCCCCGGCTCCCAACACCTGA
- the scpB gene encoding SMC-Scp complex subunit ScpB — translation MNTADAKRILETALICSSQPLPVRDLRVLFDDELGVDTIKVLLLELQEDWAQRGLELVSVGSGWRFQSRPEMRDHLDRLHPEKPPRYTRAALETLAIIAYRQPATRGDMEDIRGVTINSLILKQLEDRGWVEVIGHRETVGRPALYATTRQFLDDLGLASLDQLPLIETPAQQAALVDALEQASGSQQGLPMDAVAESDADASAVGDADVMPQEAPLSAGDSVEAAPEVLEAAAAQVAEDIASADVAEAEEAPLSAGEEAESPAEAEPAPVTTDSDPDAASQDEVDPHAVPPEKPHEPI, via the coding sequence ATGAATACGGCGGATGCCAAGCGCATTCTCGAAACCGCCTTGATCTGTTCGAGTCAGCCGTTGCCGGTGCGCGATCTGCGCGTGCTGTTCGACGACGAGCTGGGTGTGGACACCATCAAGGTGCTGTTGCTTGAACTGCAGGAAGACTGGGCGCAACGCGGCCTGGAGCTTGTGAGCGTCGGCAGCGGCTGGCGCTTCCAGAGCCGGCCCGAGATGCGAGACCACCTCGATCGCCTGCACCCCGAGAAGCCGCCGCGCTACACGCGCGCCGCGCTCGAGACCCTGGCCATCATTGCCTACCGCCAGCCGGCCACGCGCGGCGACATGGAAGATATTCGGGGCGTCACGATCAACTCGCTGATCCTGAAGCAACTCGAGGACCGCGGCTGGGTCGAAGTGATCGGCCACCGCGAAACCGTTGGCCGGCCCGCGCTGTACGCGACCACCCGCCAGTTTCTCGACGACCTCGGCCTGGCCTCGCTCGATCAACTGCCGCTGATCGAAACCCCCGCGCAGCAGGCCGCGTTGGTCGATGCGCTCGAGCAGGCGTCCGGCAGCCAGCAGGGCCTGCCCATGGACGCCGTTGCCGAGTCGGATGCCGATGCGTCCGCCGTTGGCGATGCAGATGTGATGCCACAAGAGGCGCCGCTGTCCGCCGGCGACTCCGTCGAAGCCGCCCCCGAAGTGCTGGAAGCCGCCGCAGCGCAAGTAGCCGAAGACATTGCGTCCGCTGACGTTGCCGAAGCGGAGGAAGCCCCGCTTTCCGCGGGCGAAGAGGCCGAATCTCCCGCCGAAGCCGAGCCCGCCCCCGTTACCACCGATTCCGACCCCGATGCCGCGTCCCAGGACGAGGTCGATCCCCACGCAGTTCCTCCGGAAAAACCCCATGAGCCCATCTGA
- the pilW gene encoding type IV pilus biogenesis/stability protein PilW, translating to MSKAFPMITASTQRILAASLAGVAVAFLLAGCVNTRTTTTSLADTSSGKGAEIVTESDETNRQRRARLRMELASGYFEHGQTTVALDEIKQALVADPNYADAYNLRGLVYMRLEDAGLAEDSFRRAIAIAPRDPNIRHNYGWLLCQQNRFGDAAQQFTEALAVPSYNDRAKTLMTQGVCELKAGLRPQAERSLLQAYEIDAGNPVVGFNLASVLAQREEWQRAQFYIRRVNNSPSASAETLWLGIKIERKLNNREAIAQLGGQLQRRFPQSREASAYERGNFND from the coding sequence ATGAGCAAGGCCTTTCCGATGATCACCGCGAGCACGCAGCGCATCCTGGCTGCAAGCCTTGCCGGTGTCGCCGTGGCGTTTCTGCTCGCCGGCTGCGTCAACACGCGGACCACCACCACCAGCCTGGCCGACACCAGCTCGGGCAAGGGCGCCGAGATCGTCACCGAATCCGACGAAACCAACCGCCAGCGCCGCGCGCGGCTGCGCATGGAACTGGCGTCGGGCTATTTCGAGCATGGGCAGACCACCGTCGCGCTCGACGAGATCAAGCAGGCGCTGGTGGCCGACCCCAACTACGCGGACGCCTACAACCTGCGCGGCCTCGTCTACATGCGCCTGGAAGATGCGGGTCTGGCCGAAGACAGTTTCCGCCGCGCGATCGCGATCGCACCGCGCGACCCCAACATCCGCCACAACTACGGCTGGCTGCTGTGCCAGCAGAACCGCTTTGGCGACGCGGCGCAGCAGTTCACCGAAGCGCTCGCCGTACCCAGCTATAACGACCGCGCCAAGACGCTCATGACGCAAGGCGTCTGCGAGCTCAAGGCCGGGCTGCGCCCGCAGGCCGAGCGCAGCCTCTTGCAGGCCTACGAAATCGACGCGGGCAATCCGGTGGTCGGTTTCAACCTGGCGTCGGTGCTGGCGCAGCGCGAGGAGTGGCAGCGCGCGCAGTTCTACATTCGCCGCGTCAACAACAGTCCCTCGGCCAGTGCCGAGACGCTGTGGCTCGGCATCAAGATCGAACGAAAGCTCAACAACCGCGAGGCGATCGCGCAGTTGGGAGGCCAACTGCAACGCCGCTTCCCTCAATCGCGGGAGGCATCAGCGTACGAGCGCGGGAATTTCAATGACTGA
- a CDS encoding helix-turn-helix domain-containing protein, giving the protein MTERVSEFGTSAALPLEESDIAHKTAGDLLREAREAHGLHIEMVAAALKVPPQKLAALEADDIDSLPDPVFARALASSVCRALRIDPAPVLAKLPATKQAGLAVADRTLKTNIVSGTPRWNGGRSSVLPSRALLTVVVLLLIGAGALFWLPQSVFDQIGASVSRLTSRGEPEASSTSEAPAGGAASGTPGVVAENVPVQAVAPTGPAGVAPAAAVNGPAPAAAAPATVAPGAASPAGVASSSQQLVFVAREECWITVTEVGGKQLLRRSLQAGETVGLSGTLPLSVVVGRASAVDVQVNGKPYDLKPVTRGGGVARFEVKS; this is encoded by the coding sequence ATGACTGAACGGGTTTCGGAGTTCGGAACCTCCGCGGCACTGCCGCTCGAGGAAAGCGACATCGCGCACAAGACGGCCGGCGACCTGCTGCGCGAAGCGCGCGAGGCGCACGGACTGCACATCGAAATGGTGGCGGCCGCCCTCAAGGTGCCGCCGCAGAAGCTCGCGGCGCTGGAGGCGGACGACATCGATTCGCTGCCCGATCCTGTCTTCGCGCGTGCCTTGGCCAGCAGCGTCTGCCGCGCCTTGCGCATCGATCCGGCGCCAGTGCTCGCCAAGCTGCCGGCCACCAAACAGGCGGGTCTGGCGGTGGCCGACCGGACCTTGAAGACCAACATCGTCTCCGGCACGCCACGCTGGAACGGCGGGCGCTCCAGCGTGCTGCCGTCGCGGGCGCTGCTGACGGTGGTCGTGCTCCTGCTGATCGGCGCGGGCGCGCTGTTCTGGCTGCCGCAGTCGGTTTTCGACCAGATCGGCGCCTCGGTGTCGCGCCTCACATCGCGCGGCGAACCTGAAGCATCTTCGACGAGCGAAGCGCCTGCGGGCGGAGCAGCCTCGGGAACGCCTGGCGTCGTGGCAGAAAACGTTCCCGTGCAAGCCGTGGCGCCCACCGGGCCGGCGGGTGTCGCACCCGCTGCTGCCGTCAATGGGCCTGCGCCTGCTGCAGCCGCTCCTGCAACCGTCGCGCCCGGCGCGGCATCTCCCGCTGGCGTCGCGAGCAGCAGCCAGCAACTGGTTTTCGTTGCGCGCGAAGAGTGCTGGATCACCGTGACCGAAGTCGGTGGCAAACAACTGCTGCGCCGCAGCCTGCAGGCTGGCGAGACTGTCGGGTTGTCCGGCACCCTGCCGCTTTCTGTGGTGGTGGGCCGTGCGTCGGCGGTCGATGTGCAGGTGAACGGAAAGCCCTACGATCTGAAGCCCGTCACCCGCGGTGGTGGCGTAGCGCGCTTCGAGGTGAAATCGTGA
- the ispG gene encoding flavodoxin-dependent (E)-4-hydroxy-3-methylbut-2-enyl-diphosphate synthase: protein MTDCTPQPIESAAPKARRSRQASVVWGPRIVTVGGDAPVRVQSMTNTDTVDAIGTAIQVKELAIAGSEMVRITVNTPEAAAQVPYIREQLDRMGIDVPLIGDFHYNGHRLLTDYPACAEALSKYRINPGNVGKGDKKDKQFGQMIDAAMRWNKPVRIGVNWGSLDQELLASLMDTNSQRPEPWDAKQVMYEALITSAIESAKLAESMGMAGNQVILSCKVSGVQDLISVYRELAKRCEYPLHLGLTEAGMGTKGTVASATALSILLQEGIGDTIRVSLTPQPGESRTQEVLIANEILQALGLRVFVPSVTACPGCGRTTSTTFQELAKQIDDYLRLQMPVWRKKYPGVETLKVAVMGCIVNGPGESKHADIGISLPGTGEAPAAPVFIDGEKALTLRGDNIANEFHQLVETYIEKRFGGEHAVAA from the coding sequence GTGACCGACTGCACACCCCAACCCATTGAATCAGCGGCGCCCAAGGCGCGCCGCTCGCGCCAGGCCAGCGTGGTCTGGGGCCCACGCATCGTTACCGTGGGCGGCGACGCTCCGGTGCGCGTGCAGTCGATGACGAACACCGACACGGTCGATGCCATCGGCACCGCGATCCAGGTCAAGGAACTCGCCATCGCGGGCTCCGAGATGGTCCGCATCACGGTCAACACGCCCGAGGCCGCGGCCCAGGTGCCCTACATCCGCGAGCAGCTCGACCGCATGGGCATCGACGTGCCGCTGATCGGCGACTTCCACTACAACGGCCACCGCCTGCTCACCGACTATCCGGCCTGTGCCGAGGCGCTGAGCAAGTACCGCATCAATCCCGGCAACGTGGGCAAGGGCGACAAGAAGGACAAGCAGTTCGGCCAGATGATCGACGCCGCGATGCGCTGGAACAAGCCAGTGCGCATCGGCGTGAACTGGGGCAGCCTCGACCAGGAACTGCTCGCCAGCCTGATGGACACGAACAGCCAGCGCCCCGAGCCCTGGGACGCCAAGCAGGTGATGTACGAGGCGCTGATCACCTCGGCCATCGAGTCCGCGAAGCTTGCCGAGTCGATGGGCATGGCCGGCAACCAGGTCATCCTGTCGTGCAAGGTGAGCGGCGTGCAGGACCTGATCTCGGTGTACCGCGAACTTGCGAAGCGTTGCGAGTACCCGCTGCACCTGGGCCTCACCGAAGCCGGCATGGGCACCAAGGGCACGGTGGCGTCGGCCACGGCGCTGTCGATCCTGCTGCAGGAGGGCATCGGCGACACGATTCGCGTGTCGCTCACGCCGCAGCCAGGCGAGTCGCGCACGCAGGAAGTGCTGATCGCCAACGAAATCCTCCAGGCCCTGGGCCTGCGCGTGTTCGTGCCGAGCGTCACCGCCTGTCCGGGCTGCGGGCGCACCACGAGCACCACCTTCCAGGAACTGGCCAAGCAGATCGACGACTACCTGCGCCTGCAGATGCCGGTCTGGCGCAAGAAATACCCGGGTGTCGAGACGCTGAAGGTGGCCGTCATGGGCTGCATCGTCAACGGCCCCGGCGAGAGCAAGCACGCCGACATCGGCATCAGCCTGCCCGGCACCGGCGAGGCGCCCGCCGCGCCGGTCTTCATCGACGGCGAAAAGGCCCTCACGCTGCGCGGCGACAATATCGCCAACGAGTTCCACCAGCTCGTCGAAACCTATATCGAAAAGCGCTTCGGCGGCGAACACGCCGTCGCCGCCTGA
- the rlmN gene encoding 23S rRNA (adenine(2503)-C(2))-methyltransferase RlmN produces MTTANLLDFDLEGLAAFCEKLGEKRFRATQLFRWIHQRGASDFTQMTDLAKSLREKLATTARVEALPVLTQHESKDGTIKWLFDVGDGNAVEAVFIPEDDRGTLCVSSQAGCAVGCRFCSTGHQGFSRNLSTGEIVAQLWFAEHFLRKHLKRDERVISNVVMMGMGEPLQNYTALVPALRTMLDDNAYGLSRRRVTVSTSGVVPMIDRLGTDCAVAMAVSLHAPNDALRDDLVPLNRKYPIAELLEACKRYLEHAPRDFITFEYCMLDGVNDQPEHARQLVELVRKHDVSCKFNLIPFNPFPASGLLRSPQPRVLAFARTLSEAGLVTTVRKTRGDDIDAACGQLAGDVKDRTRAAERMAQRRATERPVVLHPMRKNPTVSQEH; encoded by the coding sequence ATGACCACGGCCAACCTGCTCGACTTCGATCTCGAGGGACTGGCCGCGTTCTGCGAAAAACTCGGCGAGAAGCGTTTCCGCGCCACGCAGCTGTTCCGCTGGATTCACCAGCGTGGCGCCAGCGACTTCACCCAGATGACCGATCTGGCCAAGTCGCTGCGCGAGAAGCTCGCGACCACCGCGCGCGTGGAGGCCTTGCCGGTCCTCACGCAGCACGAATCCAAGGACGGCACGATCAAGTGGCTGTTCGACGTCGGCGACGGCAATGCCGTCGAAGCCGTATTCATTCCCGAGGACGACCGCGGCACGCTGTGCGTGTCGTCCCAAGCCGGCTGTGCGGTCGGTTGCCGCTTTTGCTCGACTGGGCATCAGGGCTTCAGCCGCAACCTGAGCACGGGCGAAATCGTCGCCCAGCTCTGGTTTGCCGAACACTTCCTGCGCAAGCACCTGAAACGCGACGAACGCGTCATCTCCAACGTGGTGATGATGGGCATGGGCGAGCCGCTGCAGAACTACACCGCGCTTGTGCCCGCGCTGCGCACCATGCTCGACGACAACGCCTACGGGCTGTCGCGCCGCCGTGTCACCGTGTCGACTTCCGGCGTCGTGCCGATGATCGACCGCCTGGGCACCGACTGCGCCGTGGCCATGGCCGTTTCGCTGCATGCGCCCAACGATGCGCTGCGCGACGACCTCGTGCCGCTCAATCGCAAGTACCCGATCGCCGAGTTGCTCGAAGCCTGCAAGCGCTACCTCGAACATGCGCCGCGCGACTTCATCACCTTCGAGTACTGCATGCTCGACGGCGTGAACGACCAGCCCGAACATGCGCGCCAGCTGGTCGAGCTCGTGCGCAAGCACGACGTCTCGTGCAAGTTCAACCTGATTCCGTTCAACCCCTTTCCAGCCTCGGGCCTGCTGCGTTCACCTCAGCCGCGCGTGCTGGCGTTCGCCCGGACGCTGAGCGAGGCGGGCCTCGTGACCACCGTGCGCAAGACGCGCGGCGACGACATCGATGCCGCCTGCGGGCAGCTCGCTGGCGACGTCAAGGACCGCACCCGCGCCGCCGAACGCATGGCCCAGCGCCGTGCAACCGAACGTCCCGTTGTCTTGCACCCGATGCGCAAGAACCCCACCGTCTCCCAGGAGCATTGA
- a CDS encoding outer membrane protein assembly factor BamD, whose protein sequence is MFRAKLSVPAWIALSAAALLATGCSSTKEDKTASWSPNRIYSEAKEESSSGAYDKAVPLYEKLEGRAAGTPLAQQAQLEKAYAQYKGGEKASAIATIDRFMKLHPASPALDYALYLKGVINFNDDLGMFAFLTRQDLSERDQKAAKESFESFRDLVTRFPDSRYAPDARQRMNYIVNSLAQYEVHVARYYYTRGAYLAAINRAQIALADYREVPALEEALYIMVKSYDALGMKDLRDDAQRVLTTNYPQSTYLANGFKGNNDPWWKVW, encoded by the coding sequence ATGTTTCGCGCCAAATTATCGGTCCCTGCCTGGATCGCGCTCAGCGCGGCGGCCTTGCTCGCTACCGGCTGCTCCTCCACCAAGGAAGACAAGACCGCTTCCTGGAGCCCTAACCGCATTTACTCGGAAGCCAAGGAAGAGTCCAGTTCGGGCGCCTACGACAAGGCGGTTCCCCTGTATGAAAAGCTCGAAGGCCGCGCCGCCGGCACGCCGCTCGCGCAGCAGGCTCAGCTGGAAAAGGCCTACGCCCAATACAAGGGCGGCGAAAAGGCCAGTGCCATCGCCACCATCGACCGCTTCATGAAGCTGCACCCAGCCAGCCCGGCGCTCGATTACGCGCTCTACCTGAAGGGCGTCATCAACTTTAACGACGACCTGGGCATGTTCGCCTTCCTCACGCGCCAGGACCTGTCCGAGCGTGACCAGAAGGCCGCCAAGGAATCGTTCGAGTCGTTCCGCGACCTCGTGACGCGCTTCCCCGATTCGCGCTATGCGCCCGACGCGCGCCAGCGCATGAACTACATCGTGAATTCGCTCGCGCAATACGAGGTTCACGTGGCTCGCTACTACTACACGCGCGGCGCCTACCTCGCGGCCATCAACCGGGCACAGATCGCACTGGCCGACTACCGCGAAGTGCCGGCGCTCGAAGAAGCCCTGTACATCATGGTGAAGTCGTACGACGCCCTTGGCATGAAGGACCTGCGCGACGATGCCCAGCGCGTGCTGACCACCAACTACCCACAGAGCACCTACCTGGCGAACGGCTTCAAGGGCAACAACGACCCTTGGTGGAAGGTCTGGTGA
- the ndk gene encoding nucleoside-diphosphate kinase → MAIERTLSIIKPDAVAKNVIGKIVSRFEAAGLKIVAAKLVHLSRNEAEQFYSVHKERPFFKDLVEFMISGPVFVQVLEGENAIAKNRDLMGATDPKKAAAGTIRADFADSIDANAVHGSDAPETAANEVSFFFAGLNVYAR, encoded by the coding sequence ATGGCTATCGAACGTACCCTCTCCATCATCAAGCCCGACGCCGTTGCCAAGAACGTCATCGGCAAGATCGTTTCCCGCTTCGAGGCCGCCGGCCTCAAGATCGTTGCCGCCAAGCTGGTGCATCTGTCGCGCAACGAAGCCGAACAGTTCTACTCGGTCCATAAGGAGCGCCCCTTCTTCAAGGACCTGGTCGAGTTCATGATCTCGGGCCCCGTGTTCGTGCAAGTGCTCGAAGGCGAGAACGCCATTGCCAAGAACCGTGACCTGATGGGCGCCACCGACCCCAAGAAGGCAGCCGCCGGCACCATCCGCGCCGATTTCGCCGACAGCATCGACGCGAACGCCGTGCACGGTTCGGACGCTCCTGAAACCGCAGCGAACGAAGTCTCGTTCTTCTTCGCCGGCCTCAACGTCTACGCACGCTGA
- a CDS encoding pseudouridine synthase: protein MSPSDIDDAGNLPIAPESEKKEAPAPEQAADAGIDSAAPADGEAPKKRRPRKKKVVEAVADEAEVSPAVEQAEPVEPAVESPVAASEEAAPVAAARQERPAEEAPRGDQGDQGDQGDDEDEDEEPDEEEDDLDRARRAAEREQRNAPPTEPIRFSDVISGQFDADEESPEVPPLKRVLLPEADSPKLHKVLAQAGLGSRLEMEALILQGRISVNNEPAHIGQRIQYGDQVKINGKPIRYRIAPPPPRVIAYHKPVGEVVTHDDPQNRPTVFRKLPRLQQGKWQSVGRLDLNTEGLLLFSSSGDLANQLMHPRFGLEREYAVRVLGALSSEEKQKLLDGVRLEDGMAQFGTIEEGGGEGSNCWYRVTISEGRNREVRRLFESVGHAVSRLIRIRYGAMVLPRGLKRGAWMELDERDIRALFQASGGAAARPAAPQQRGPGGPEGGGRNGRNKKRRGNRNGGGQGQGQGQQQPREMRDDGREAPIPNPLGDGRPPRGDRGGRANRGGGGGGNGGPPQQRRGNAGGNNRQGQGGGNRQQGDDRQPSGANQPDPMKTSLGYIGADSFSRQRKEQRGGPGGRRTGGGGTSGGGGYGGPAGSRRRGR, encoded by the coding sequence ATGAGCCCATCTGACATCGACGACGCGGGAAACCTGCCGATCGCGCCTGAATCCGAGAAGAAAGAGGCGCCGGCGCCTGAGCAAGCTGCGGATGCTGGCATCGACTCCGCAGCGCCTGCCGATGGCGAGGCTCCCAAGAAGCGGCGCCCGCGCAAGAAGAAGGTCGTCGAGGCTGTGGCCGATGAGGCCGAGGTATCTCCAGCAGTCGAGCAAGCCGAGCCTGTTGAGCCGGCAGTCGAGTCGCCAGTGGCTGCATCCGAAGAAGCCGCTCCTGTAGCAGCCGCTCGCCAAGAGCGTCCTGCCGAAGAGGCTCCCCGTGGTGATCAAGGCGACCAGGGCGACCAGGGTGACGATGAGGACGAAGACGAAGAGCCCGACGAGGAAGAAGACGACCTCGACCGTGCCCGCCGTGCCGCCGAACGCGAGCAACGCAACGCGCCCCCGACCGAGCCGATCCGCTTCTCGGACGTCATCTCGGGCCAGTTCGACGCCGACGAGGAAAGCCCCGAGGTGCCGCCGCTCAAGCGCGTGCTGCTGCCCGAGGCCGATTCGCCCAAGCTGCACAAGGTGCTCGCACAAGCCGGCCTGGGTTCGCGGCTCGAGATGGAGGCGCTGATCCTGCAGGGCCGCATTTCCGTCAACAACGAACCCGCCCACATCGGCCAGCGCATCCAGTACGGCGACCAGGTCAAGATCAACGGCAAGCCGATCCGCTACCGCATCGCGCCGCCGCCGCCGCGCGTGATCGCGTACCACAAGCCGGTCGGCGAAGTGGTCACGCATGACGACCCGCAGAACCGGCCCACCGTGTTCCGCAAGCTCCCGCGGCTGCAGCAGGGCAAGTGGCAATCGGTCGGTCGGCTCGACCTGAACACCGAAGGCCTGCTGCTGTTCAGCAGTTCCGGTGATCTGGCCAATCAACTGATGCATCCGCGCTTCGGCCTGGAGCGCGAGTACGCGGTGCGCGTGCTGGGCGCCCTCAGCAGCGAAGAGAAGCAGAAGCTGCTCGACGGCGTGCGCCTCGAAGACGGCATGGCCCAGTTCGGCACCATCGAAGAGGGCGGCGGCGAAGGTTCCAACTGCTGGTATCGCGTCACCATTTCCGAAGGCCGCAACCGCGAAGTGCGCCGGCTGTTCGAGTCGGTGGGCCATGCGGTCAGCCGGCTGATTCGCATCCGCTATGGCGCGATGGTGCTGCCGCGCGGTCTGAAGCGCGGCGCCTGGATGGAACTCGACGAGCGCGATATCCGTGCGCTGTTCCAGGCCTCGGGCGGTGCGGCGGCCCGCCCCGCGGCGCCGCAGCAACGTGGCCCTGGCGGTCCCGAAGGCGGTGGCCGCAACGGACGCAACAAGAAGCGCCGTGGCAACCGCAATGGCGGCGGCCAAGGTCAGGGGCAAGGACAACAGCAACCGCGCGAGATGCGCGATGACGGGCGCGAGGCGCCCATTCCGAATCCGCTGGGCGACGGTCGTCCGCCGCGCGGCGATCGCGGTGGCCGAGCCAACCGCGGTGGCGGCGGTGGTGGCAACGGCGGCCCGCCGCAGCAGCGCCGTGGCAATGCCGGCGGCAACAACCGCCAGGGGCAGGGCGGCGGCAATCGCCAACAAGGCGACGATCGCCAGCCGAGCGGCGCCAACCAGCCCGATCCGATGAAGACCTCGCTGGGCTACATCGGCGCCGACAGCTTCTCGCGCCAGCGCAAGGAGCAGCGCGGAGGACCGGGGGGGCGTCGCACCGGCGGCGGTGGTACCTCGGGCGGTGGTGGCTACGGCGGGCCGGCAGGCTCGCGCCGACGCGGACGCTGA
- a CDS encoding RluA family pseudouridine synthase, whose protein sequence is MELEEGADPVEPSELRPFVVSEALHGQRLDRALAALVPEFSRSYLQQLIEAGAVEFQGRTLTKASATVRAGQAGRIELRPTPQSQAFRPEPMDLVTVFEDEHLRIVDKPAGLVVHPAPGHWSGTLLNGLLALDPKAVLLPRAGIVHRLDRDTSGLMVVARTRAAMDALVALIAAREVKRQYLAIGHKPWVGAAARQVDAPIGRDPRNRLRMAVVDLERHSGKTARTLIERLDSHSEGCVVRCTLETGRTHQIRVHMASIGHPLVGDALYGGAPAVGLARQALHAFRLAFVHPVTQAALEFHSLPPPDLVQALQSWGLDYNRA, encoded by the coding sequence ATGGAACTCGAAGAGGGCGCCGATCCGGTCGAACCGAGCGAGCTGCGTCCCTTTGTGGTCAGCGAAGCACTGCACGGCCAGCGGCTCGACCGTGCGTTGGCCGCCCTGGTGCCCGAATTTTCCAGAAGTTACCTGCAGCAATTGATCGAGGCCGGTGCCGTCGAGTTCCAGGGCCGCACGCTCACCAAGGCTTCGGCCACGGTGCGCGCGGGGCAGGCGGGGCGCATCGAGCTGCGCCCCACGCCCCAGAGCCAGGCCTTCCGACCCGAGCCGATGGATCTCGTCACCGTGTTCGAGGACGAGCACCTGCGCATCGTCGACAAGCCCGCCGGCCTCGTCGTGCACCCGGCCCCGGGGCACTGGAGCGGCACGCTCCTGAACGGGCTGCTGGCGCTGGACCCGAAGGCCGTGCTGCTGCCCCGCGCGGGCATCGTGCACCGGCTCGACCGCGACACCAGCGGGCTGATGGTCGTCGCGCGCACCCGTGCCGCGATGGACGCGCTGGTGGCGCTGATCGCCGCGCGCGAGGTCAAGCGGCAATACCTCGCCATCGGGCACAAGCCGTGGGTGGGCGCCGCGGCCCGCCAGGTCGATGCGCCGATCGGGCGCGATCCGCGCAACCGGCTGCGCATGGCCGTGGTCGACCTGGAGCGCCATTCGGGCAAGACGGCCCGCACGCTGATCGAGCGGCTCGACAGCCATTCGGAAGGCTGTGTGGTGCGCTGCACGCTCGAAACGGGCCGCACCCATCAGATTCGGGTGCACATGGCGTCGATCGGCCATCCGCTGGTTGGCGATGCGCTTTACGGCGGCGCTCCGGCCGTGGGGCTCGCGCGTCAGGCGCTGCATGCGTTCCGGCTGGCCTTCGTGCATCCCGTCACGCAGGCGGCGCTCGAGTTCCACTCGCTGCCGCCGCCGGACCTCGTTCAGGCTTTGCAGTCCTGGGGGCTGGACTACAATCGCGCCTGA